In Microbacterium pumilum, the following proteins share a genomic window:
- a CDS encoding TspO/MBR family protein: MTETSTTREKDAAASTPLDLVRQIAVISALGFTLVAVAVGVGGLGGTEVQNSQGGQLSAQGSYLAPATPAFSIWSVIYLGLAAYVVWQALPSQRASGRQRAIGWWIALTIVLNGLWLVAAQLLTIEWTVVVIVLLLIALCITFRISVVTRTPRGGWVDALLIDGVTGLHLGWVTLATVANIAAWLTGIVPESWADAASAWGLAVLAVVAVIGLGIAWASGWRVAPGIALAWGLSWLAVGRLTGDPSNQAIGIAAVVVALLVLLVPLAVAGLRALRPQGD, translated from the coding sequence ATGACGGAGACCTCGACGACGCGCGAAAAGGATGCCGCGGCATCCACCCCCCTCGATCTGGTCCGTCAGATCGCGGTGATCTCCGCACTCGGCTTCACACTGGTGGCGGTGGCGGTCGGCGTCGGTGGGCTCGGCGGCACGGAGGTGCAGAACTCGCAGGGCGGTCAGCTCTCCGCCCAGGGCTCGTATCTCGCGCCCGCGACGCCCGCGTTCAGCATCTGGTCGGTCATCTACCTGGGGCTCGCGGCCTACGTCGTCTGGCAGGCGCTGCCGAGTCAGCGGGCGTCGGGACGGCAGCGTGCGATCGGGTGGTGGATCGCCCTGACGATCGTGCTCAACGGGCTGTGGCTCGTCGCCGCGCAGCTGCTGACGATCGAATGGACCGTCGTCGTCATCGTGCTGCTGCTCATCGCGCTGTGCATCACGTTCCGCATCTCCGTCGTCACTCGCACGCCCCGCGGCGGCTGGGTCGATGCGCTGCTGATCGACGGGGTGACGGGTCTGCACCTGGGTTGGGTCACCCTCGCCACCGTCGCGAACATCGCCGCCTGGCTCACCGGGATCGTGCCCGAATCGTGGGCGGATGCCGCCTCCGCCTGGGGTCTGGCCGTCCTTGCAGTGGTCGCGGTGATCGGGCTCGGCATCGCCTGGGCGAGCGGATGGCGGGTCGCCCCGGGCATCGCACTCGCGTGGGGACTCTCGTGGCTCGCCGTCGGCCGGTTGACCGGCGACCCGTCGAACCAGGCAATCGGCATCGCAGCCGTCGTCGTCGCCCTGCTGGTGCTGCTCGTGCCGCTCGCGGTCGCGGGTCTGCGCGCGCTGCGACCCCAGGGCGACTAG
- a CDS encoding glycoside hydrolase family 3 C-terminal domain-containing protein: MTDTTTRGAAATVADLTLEEKASLTSGASFWYTKPIERLGIPSIMVTDGPHGLRKQRGGGDHLGLGDSVPATCFPPAVGIGSSWDVDLVARVGEALGIETSIENVAVLLGPGINIKRSPLCGRNFEYFSEDPIVSGVLGAAIVRGIQSKGVGTSLKHFAANNQENDRMRSSSDVDPRPLREIYLRGFERVVEDAQPWTVMCSYNRINGVYASEDPWLLTKVLRDEWGFEGLVVSDWGAVNERVPGLAAGMDLEMPSSMGITDAQIVAAVQGGSLEESVVDVAAGRVLELVRKASEGAGRIDGPLDVDAHHALAREAAGRSMVLLKNEAPATGSGTVLPLQRYRSVALIGAFVDQPRFQGAGSSMINPTRVDDVALEIVAHANEDYVFQSQGFSIAVDPDPAEVERLRADAVALAADQEVAVLFLGLPARLESEGYDREDIDLPADQLELLDAVLEVNPNVVVVLSNGGVVALPFADRVPAIVEGWLLGQAGGGAIADVLYGVVNPSGKLTETIPLRLEDTPAYLDFPGEFSHVRYGEGLFVGYRWYDARHMDVAFPFGHGLSYTTFAYGPATAQVGADGDVEVRVPVSNTGDRAGREVVQVYTSLPGGAVQRPERELKAFASVALEAGESRDVVLTVRRKDLAYWDIRTDSWVVEGGDYDFDVAASSRDIRSSVSVTVEGDPVALTLSRTSSIGEVMAHPVVGPIVQAAIAQMMGGMEGATSIMPEGVDMTKMMESFPIGRAGMFAAGEGGITTEMIDGLIAMANAPQ; the protein is encoded by the coding sequence ATGACCGACACCACGACCCGCGGGGCAGCCGCCACCGTCGCCGACCTGACCCTCGAAGAGAAGGCATCTCTCACGAGCGGCGCGAGCTTCTGGTACACCAAGCCGATCGAGCGGCTCGGCATCCCGTCGATCATGGTCACCGACGGCCCGCACGGGCTGCGCAAGCAGCGCGGGGGCGGCGACCACCTCGGCCTCGGCGACAGCGTGCCGGCGACCTGCTTCCCGCCGGCGGTGGGCATCGGCTCGTCGTGGGATGTCGACCTCGTCGCGCGCGTCGGCGAGGCGCTCGGCATCGAGACCTCGATCGAGAACGTGGCGGTGCTGCTCGGTCCCGGCATCAACATCAAGCGCTCGCCGCTCTGCGGTCGCAACTTCGAGTACTTCTCGGAGGACCCGATCGTCTCGGGTGTGCTGGGTGCGGCGATCGTGCGCGGCATCCAGTCGAAAGGAGTGGGCACCTCGCTCAAGCACTTCGCCGCGAACAACCAGGAGAACGACCGCATGCGGTCGTCGTCGGATGTCGACCCCCGGCCGCTGCGCGAGATCTACCTCCGCGGCTTCGAGCGCGTGGTCGAAGACGCGCAGCCGTGGACCGTCATGTGCTCGTACAACCGCATCAACGGCGTGTACGCGTCGGAGGACCCGTGGCTGCTGACCAAGGTGCTGCGCGATGAGTGGGGTTTCGAGGGTCTCGTGGTGTCGGACTGGGGCGCGGTCAACGAGCGCGTTCCGGGCCTCGCCGCCGGGATGGACCTCGAGATGCCGTCGTCCATGGGCATCACCGACGCGCAGATCGTGGCTGCGGTGCAGGGCGGCTCGCTGGAGGAGTCCGTCGTGGATGTCGCCGCCGGTCGAGTGCTCGAACTGGTGCGCAAGGCCTCGGAAGGTGCCGGTCGGATCGACGGTCCGCTCGACGTCGATGCACACCATGCACTCGCGCGCGAGGCGGCGGGCCGCTCCATGGTGCTGCTGAAGAACGAGGCCCCTGCGACAGGCTCAGGCACTGTGCTGCCGCTGCAGCGCTACCGCTCCGTCGCCCTCATCGGCGCGTTCGTCGACCAGCCGCGCTTCCAGGGCGCCGGCTCGTCGATGATCAACCCCACGCGCGTCGACGACGTCGCGCTCGAGATCGTCGCGCACGCGAACGAGGACTACGTCTTCCAGTCGCAGGGCTTCTCGATCGCCGTCGACCCCGATCCTGCCGAGGTCGAGCGACTCCGTGCGGACGCCGTCGCGCTCGCCGCGGACCAGGAGGTCGCCGTGCTGTTCCTCGGCCTCCCTGCCCGCCTCGAGTCCGAGGGCTACGACCGCGAGGACATCGATCTCCCGGCCGACCAGCTCGAACTGCTCGATGCCGTGCTCGAGGTCAACCCGAACGTCGTCGTGGTGCTCTCGAACGGCGGTGTCGTGGCGCTGCCCTTCGCCGACCGGGTGCCCGCGATCGTCGAAGGCTGGCTGCTCGGCCAGGCCGGCGGCGGCGCGATCGCCGACGTGCTCTACGGTGTGGTCAACCCCTCGGGCAAGCTCACCGAGACGATCCCGCTGCGCCTCGAGGACACTCCTGCATACCTCGACTTCCCGGGCGAGTTCTCGCACGTCCGCTACGGCGAGGGACTGTTCGTGGGCTACCGCTGGTACGACGCGCGGCACATGGACGTCGCATTCCCATTCGGGCATGGACTCTCGTACACGACCTTCGCGTATGGTCCGGCGACCGCCCAGGTCGGCGCCGACGGTGATGTCGAGGTGCGCGTACCGGTGTCGAATACCGGTGACCGCGCCGGCCGAGAGGTCGTGCAGGTCTACACGTCGCTCCCGGGCGGAGCCGTGCAGCGCCCCGAGCGCGAGCTCAAGGCGTTCGCGTCGGTGGCGCTCGAGGCCGGTGAGAGCCGCGATGTGGTGCTCACGGTGCGCCGCAAGGACCTCGCGTACTGGGACATCCGCACCGACAGCTGGGTCGTTGAGGGCGGTGACTACGATTTCGACGTCGCGGCGTCGAGCCGCGACATCCGTTCGTCGGTGTCCGTGACCGTCGAGGGCGATCCGGTCGCGTTGACGCTGTCGCGCACATCGTCGATCGGCGAGGTCATGGCGCACCCCGTGGTCGGGCCGATCGTGCAGGCTGCCATCGCCCAGATGATGGGCGGCATGGAGGGTGCGACGTCGATCATGCCGGAGGGCGTGGACATGACGAAGATGATGGAGTCGTTCCCGATCGGCCGGGCCGGCATGTTCGCCGCCGGCGAGGGCGGCATCACGACCGAGATGATCGACGGCCTCATCGCGATGGCGAATGCCCCCCAGTAG
- a CDS encoding MFS transporter — MSDAPSRIAEPMTENTFLAEAAGNDDPPAPVKGLRRLMWWIIPANLGIFLVWGAVPGILLPQQIALQFGDEQKLAVYTVVATVGAFAAMLAQPIAGQISDRTRSTFGRRAPWIILGALAGSLSLVGLAAANSVVGIILAWTLVQICFNFSQGPLSAVMPDRVPLKRRGTFAALSGIGLMVGAIGGQIVGSMFFHSITLGYVIFAVIAIVLLTLFIVFNPDYSSAEMRKEPFRFGDFVRTFWVNPVKHPDFFWAFTGRLLLYTGYFAVTGLQLYLLTDYFHVEAPEAVIPLLGLLSLVGILISTAVSGPLSDRVGRRKPFVFGSAAVVALGFLLPWIWPDFTSWLIMTFVAGFGFGMFQAVDTALMSEVLPSAKSFAKDLGIVNIAATLPQTLAPGIAGAIALAFGYAALFPVAIVLGLLGAFAIWPIKATR; from the coding sequence ATGTCAGACGCACCTTCCCGCATCGCCGAGCCGATGACGGAGAACACCTTCCTCGCCGAGGCCGCAGGGAACGATGACCCGCCCGCACCCGTGAAGGGTCTCCGCCGCCTGATGTGGTGGATCATCCCCGCGAACCTCGGAATCTTCCTGGTGTGGGGCGCGGTTCCCGGCATCCTGCTCCCGCAGCAGATCGCCCTGCAGTTCGGCGACGAGCAGAAGCTCGCGGTCTACACGGTCGTGGCGACGGTCGGAGCCTTCGCCGCCATGCTCGCGCAGCCCATCGCCGGGCAGATCTCCGACCGCACCCGCTCGACGTTCGGACGCCGGGCACCGTGGATCATCCTCGGTGCGCTCGCCGGGTCTCTGTCGCTCGTGGGTCTGGCGGCCGCGAACTCCGTCGTGGGCATCATCCTCGCGTGGACGCTCGTGCAGATCTGCTTCAACTTCTCGCAGGGTCCGCTGTCGGCGGTCATGCCCGATCGCGTGCCGCTGAAGCGCCGTGGCACGTTCGCGGCGCTGTCGGGCATCGGCCTCATGGTCGGTGCGATCGGCGGCCAGATCGTCGGCTCGATGTTCTTCCACAGCATCACGCTCGGCTACGTCATCTTCGCCGTCATCGCGATCGTGCTGCTCACCCTGTTCATCGTCTTCAACCCCGACTACTCGAGCGCCGAGATGCGCAAGGAGCCCTTCCGGTTCGGCGACTTCGTCCGGACGTTCTGGGTCAACCCGGTGAAGCACCCCGACTTCTTCTGGGCGTTCACCGGTCGGCTCCTGCTCTACACCGGCTACTTCGCCGTCACGGGTCTGCAGCTGTACCTGCTCACGGACTATTTCCATGTCGAGGCGCCGGAAGCGGTCATCCCTCTGCTCGGACTGCTGAGCCTGGTCGGCATCCTCATCTCCACCGCCGTCTCGGGGCCGCTGTCCGACAGGGTCGGCCGCCGCAAGCCCTTCGTCTTCGGCTCGGCGGCCGTCGTCGCGCTCGGTTTCCTGCTGCCGTGGATCTGGCCGGACTTCACGTCGTGGCTGATCATGACGTTCGTCGCCGGGTTCGGCTTCGGCATGTTCCAGGCGGTCGACACCGCCCTGATGAGCGAGGTGCTGCCGTCGGCCAAGTCGTTCGCGAAGGACCTCGGCATCGTCAACATCGCCGCCACGCTGCCGCAGACCCTCGCCCCCGGCATCGCCGGAGCGATCGCGCTCGCGTTCGGCTACGCCGCGCTGTTCCCCGTCGCCATCGTGCTCGGCCTGCTCGGGGCCTTCGCGATCTGGCCGATCAAGGCCACACGCTGA
- a CDS encoding TetR/AcrR family transcriptional regulator — MADSRKGQRGSYAKGVAKREEILERALEVIAREGYRGASVKVLAEAVGLSQAGLLHYFDSKEELFTEIVRKRDEVDMRHYGTDAFDDATIPGLREGYVSVIRHNSDVPGLVQLYSQMSVDAADAQHPAHRFFIERGENLRAVFASVIAERSRSGEITDQIDPEVLARIFQAVADGLQLQWMLEPEVDMAAIVEQLFDLLTHTPTDRITDDRSN; from the coding sequence ATGGCAGACAGCCGAAAGGGCCAGCGGGGTTCCTACGCCAAGGGCGTGGCGAAGCGAGAGGAGATCCTCGAGCGGGCGCTCGAGGTGATCGCGCGCGAGGGGTATCGAGGGGCATCCGTCAAAGTGCTCGCCGAAGCCGTGGGCCTCAGCCAGGCGGGACTTCTCCACTACTTCGACAGCAAGGAAGAGCTCTTCACCGAGATCGTGCGCAAGCGCGACGAGGTCGACATGCGCCACTACGGGACGGACGCGTTCGACGACGCGACCATTCCCGGTCTCCGCGAGGGCTACGTCTCCGTCATCCGTCACAACAGCGACGTTCCCGGGCTCGTCCAGCTGTACTCGCAGATGTCGGTCGACGCGGCGGATGCGCAGCATCCCGCCCACCGCTTCTTCATCGAGCGCGGCGAGAACCTGCGCGCCGTCTTCGCGTCGGTGATCGCCGAACGCAGCCGGTCGGGCGAGATCACCGACCAGATCGATCCCGAGGTCCTCGCGCGCATCTTCCAGGCCGTCGCCGACGGCTTGCAGCTGCAGTGGATGCTGGAACCCGAGGTCGACATGGCCGCCATCGTGGAGCAGCTGTTCGATCTGCTCACCCACACCCCGACAGACAGGATCACCGATGATCGCAGCAACTGA
- a CDS encoding carboxylesterase/lipase family protein, producing the protein MIAATEAPVVRIAPGAVRGFWRGTPGAPGASAAFLGIPFAKAPEGDLRFEAPVAPDPWDDVRDAVEYGATAQRGDSGITLIPEPWVPGESTLNVNVFTPVPGESSASLPVLVYIHGGGYIAGSPASPWYDGRAFNRDGVVTVSLSYRLGFDGFGHIPGAPSNRGVRDWLAALEWVRENIAAFGGDPSRVTIAGQSAGGGAVLTLLGMPVAQHLFHAVWALSGALGDVTPERARTLSARLAGLAEVSPTREGFASLPEDRLRELQERAGSADDGKPLAGVRTLLDEGLPWGPMIDGDLITRSTLESLGAGVGAEKPLVLGATDDEFTMIADGQKGKLRFIPVSLALGRMGLDRPARKAYLAANKAQRSKGTAAMLGRFMTDRLFRTGVVRVAHTRSAADADSPTWAYRFSFRSPTMGWAVHCLDVPFWFDCLEADGVSAIAGDAPPRALAAAVHDAAAAFVRDGDPGWTPWSPDLESVRVFGGDPTVPAVVANGYASVDALV; encoded by the coding sequence ATGATCGCAGCAACTGAGGCTCCGGTCGTGAGGATCGCGCCAGGCGCCGTGCGCGGCTTCTGGCGCGGCACACCCGGCGCGCCCGGGGCTTCGGCCGCGTTCCTCGGCATCCCGTTCGCGAAGGCGCCGGAGGGCGACCTCCGGTTCGAGGCTCCGGTTGCGCCCGACCCGTGGGACGACGTGCGCGACGCCGTCGAGTACGGTGCGACTGCGCAGCGGGGCGACTCGGGGATCACGCTGATCCCCGAGCCATGGGTGCCTGGCGAGTCCACGCTGAACGTCAACGTGTTCACGCCCGTTCCGGGCGAGTCGTCGGCATCACTGCCGGTGCTGGTGTACATCCACGGCGGCGGCTACATCGCCGGATCGCCCGCAAGCCCCTGGTATGACGGCCGAGCGTTCAACCGCGACGGCGTCGTGACCGTCTCGTTGTCGTATCGCCTCGGCTTCGACGGCTTCGGGCATATCCCCGGTGCACCGTCGAACCGCGGGGTTCGGGACTGGCTCGCGGCGCTCGAGTGGGTCCGCGAGAACATCGCCGCGTTCGGCGGCGACCCCTCGCGCGTCACCATCGCGGGGCAATCCGCCGGTGGCGGAGCGGTGCTGACACTGCTCGGGATGCCGGTGGCCCAGCACCTGTTCCACGCGGTCTGGGCGCTCTCGGGCGCCCTCGGCGACGTGACTCCGGAGCGGGCACGAACGCTGTCCGCCCGACTGGCGGGTCTTGCGGAGGTCTCGCCGACGCGCGAGGGATTCGCCTCGCTGCCCGAGGATCGTCTGCGCGAACTGCAGGAGCGAGCCGGATCGGCCGACGACGGCAAGCCGCTGGCCGGCGTCCGCACGCTGCTCGACGAGGGACTCCCTTGGGGACCGATGATCGACGGCGACCTGATCACCCGCTCGACCCTTGAGTCGCTCGGGGCGGGCGTCGGCGCCGAGAAGCCGCTCGTGCTCGGCGCGACCGACGACGAGTTCACGATGATCGCCGACGGGCAGAAGGGCAAGCTGCGCTTCATCCCGGTCTCGCTGGCGCTCGGCAGGATGGGCCTGGATCGCCCGGCGCGGAAGGCCTATCTCGCCGCGAACAAGGCTCAGCGGTCGAAGGGCACGGCGGCGATGCTCGGACGCTTCATGACCGACCGCCTCTTTCGCACCGGAGTAGTACGGGTCGCCCACACTCGTTCCGCGGCCGACGCGGACTCGCCGACGTGGGCATATCGCTTCTCATTCAGGTCGCCCACGATGGGATGGGCGGTCCACTGCCTCGATGTGCCGTTCTGGTTCGACTGCCTCGAGGCGGACGGCGTCAGCGCGATCGCCGGCGACGCGCCTCCCCGGGCTCTCGCGGCAGCGGTGCACGATGCCGCCGCCGCGTTCGTCCGGGACGGCGACCCCGGTTGGACGCCGTGGTCGCCCGACCTCGAGTCGGTGCGGGTGTTCGGCGGCGACCCCACGGTTCCCGCGGTCGTGGCAAACGGCTACGCGAGCGTCGACGCGCTGGTCTGA
- a CDS encoding LLM class F420-dependent oxidoreductase produces the protein MRFGTFIPQGWRLDLVGIKPADQWRVMATLAQRADEGPWESLWVYDHFHTVPVATEEATHEAWTLMAAFAAATNRIRLGQMCTCMGYRNPAYLAKVAATIDIVSGGRVEMGIGGGWYEQEWRAYGYGFPEIPQRLAKLREGVEIMHQAWTTGTATLDGEHYQVDGAIVRPLPLQDGGIPFWIAGAGEKVTLKIAAQYASYTNFAGSLEEFDHKSGILRGHCDTLGRDFTDITRSSNFNTIVGATEAEALDRLAAVKARLLPLVGEKRADVIEHDYLTSDGFGTVEQVAERLARRAQHGLGYSIHYFPEAAYDHSGVELFERGVIAALA, from the coding sequence ATGCGATTCGGAACCTTCATCCCCCAGGGCTGGCGCCTCGATCTCGTCGGCATCAAGCCGGCCGACCAGTGGCGCGTCATGGCGACGCTCGCGCAGCGTGCTGATGAGGGGCCGTGGGAATCGCTGTGGGTGTACGACCACTTCCATACTGTTCCGGTCGCGACCGAGGAGGCGACGCACGAGGCGTGGACCCTCATGGCGGCGTTCGCGGCGGCGACGAACCGCATCCGCCTCGGACAAATGTGCACGTGCATGGGATATCGCAACCCCGCGTACCTCGCGAAGGTCGCCGCGACGATCGATATCGTCTCGGGCGGCCGGGTCGAGATGGGCATCGGCGGCGGGTGGTACGAGCAGGAGTGGCGCGCGTACGGCTACGGGTTCCCGGAGATCCCGCAGCGCCTCGCGAAGCTGCGGGAGGGCGTCGAGATCATGCATCAGGCGTGGACGACCGGCACCGCGACGCTCGATGGCGAGCACTATCAGGTAGACGGCGCGATCGTGCGCCCGCTGCCGCTGCAGGATGGCGGCATCCCCTTCTGGATCGCGGGCGCCGGCGAGAAGGTCACTCTCAAGATCGCGGCCCAGTACGCGAGCTACACGAACTTCGCCGGCTCGCTCGAAGAGTTCGACCACAAGAGCGGCATCCTGCGCGGCCACTGCGACACGCTCGGGCGCGACTTCACCGACATCACGCGCTCGTCGAACTTCAACACGATCGTCGGTGCGACCGAAGCCGAGGCCCTGGATCGGCTCGCTGCCGTCAAGGCCCGCCTGCTCCCGCTCGTCGGCGAGAAGCGCGCCGACGTGATCGAGCACGATTACCTCACCTCCGACGGCTTCGGCACGGTCGAGCAGGTGGCCGAGCGGCTCGCCCGCCGTGCCCAGCACGGCCTCGGCTACTCCATCCACTACTTCCCGGAGGCTGCGTACGACCATTCCGGGGTCGAACTCTTCGAGCGCGGAGTCATCGCCGCTCTGGCGTGA
- a CDS encoding site-specific DNA-methyltransferase, which translates to MTATVEIHHGDNLSVIRGLDDGSFTLIYLDPPFNTGRTRERAVETASSSGTADAASVVRRGFHGREYERLRGDLRAYDDRFDDYWGFLEPRLEEAWRLLADDGTLYLHLDYREAHYAKVLLDALFGRDRFLNELIWAYDYGAKTRKRWPTKHDTILVYVKDPARYWFDSEAVDREPYMAPGLVTPEKAERGKLPTDVWWHTIVPTTGREKTGYPTQKPEGILRRIIQASSRPGDRVLDFFAGSGTTGAVAAALGRHAVLVDENPEAIAVMRQRMPDATVID; encoded by the coding sequence GTGACCGCGACGGTCGAGATCCATCACGGCGACAACCTCTCCGTCATCCGCGGCCTCGACGACGGTTCGTTCACCCTGATCTACCTCGACCCGCCGTTCAACACCGGGCGGACACGCGAGCGCGCGGTCGAGACGGCGAGTTCCTCCGGCACTGCGGATGCCGCATCCGTCGTCCGCCGCGGGTTCCACGGTCGTGAGTACGAGCGGTTGCGCGGGGATCTGCGCGCATACGATGACCGGTTCGACGACTACTGGGGCTTCCTCGAGCCGCGGCTGGAAGAGGCGTGGCGGCTGCTCGCCGACGACGGCACGCTGTACCTGCACCTCGACTACCGCGAAGCGCACTACGCCAAGGTGCTCCTCGACGCGCTGTTCGGACGTGACAGGTTCCTCAACGAACTCATCTGGGCGTACGACTACGGCGCGAAGACGCGCAAGCGCTGGCCGACCAAACACGACACGATCCTCGTGTACGTCAAGGACCCCGCACGGTACTGGTTCGACTCCGAGGCGGTCGACCGCGAGCCGTACATGGCGCCCGGACTCGTGACGCCCGAGAAAGCCGAACGGGGGAAACTGCCGACCGACGTCTGGTGGCACACGATCGTGCCGACGACGGGTCGTGAGAAGACCGGCTACCCGACGCAGAAGCCCGAGGGCATCCTGCGCCGGATCATCCAGGCATCGAGCCGCCCTGGTGATCGCGTGCTCGACTTCTTCGCCGGCAGTGGCACGACCGGTGCCGTGGCGGCGGCGCTCGGCCGCCACGCGGTGCTCGTCGATGAGAATCCCGAGGCGATCGCGGTGATGAGACAGCGGATGCCGGATGCCACGGTGATCGACTGA
- a CDS encoding biotin/lipoate A/B protein ligase family protein — protein MHGEYKVPGGKLVVVDLEERDGRIADFQLAGDFFLEPDTALADIDAAVSGLPVESDVAAIAAAVRAALPDGAQLLGFTPEAVGTAVRRALVTAPGWGDFDWEVVHERPVSPRMNLALDEVLTGRVGDGRRRPTLRLWEWNESAVVIGSFQSLRNEVDPEGAARHGFDVVRRISGGGAMMMAANSIVTYSLYVPASLVSGMTFADSYAFLDDWVLQALRSLGIEATYQPLNDIASPQGKIGGAAQKRLANGGVLHHATLSYDMDGQVMTEVLRIGREKLSDKGTVSAAKRVDPLRRQTGLPREAIIERFIGTFTNLYGAVPGTITDEEYAEAEALVESKFSTDAWLRRVP, from the coding sequence ATGCACGGCGAATACAAGGTCCCCGGCGGAAAGCTCGTGGTCGTGGACCTCGAGGAGCGCGATGGTCGCATCGCCGACTTCCAGCTCGCGGGCGACTTCTTCCTCGAACCCGACACGGCGCTCGCCGACATCGATGCGGCGGTCTCGGGGCTGCCCGTCGAGTCGGATGTCGCCGCCATCGCCGCGGCCGTGCGTGCCGCGCTCCCCGACGGCGCACAGCTGCTCGGATTCACCCCAGAGGCCGTCGGCACGGCGGTGCGCCGGGCTCTCGTGACGGCGCCCGGTTGGGGTGACTTCGACTGGGAGGTCGTGCACGAGCGACCGGTGTCGCCGCGCATGAACCTCGCCCTCGACGAGGTGCTGACGGGCCGGGTCGGCGACGGGCGACGGCGACCGACGCTGCGGCTCTGGGAGTGGAATGAGTCGGCCGTCGTGATCGGCTCGTTCCAGTCGCTGCGCAACGAGGTCGACCCGGAAGGTGCGGCGCGCCATGGGTTCGACGTGGTGCGACGGATCTCGGGCGGCGGCGCGATGATGATGGCCGCGAACTCGATCGTCACCTACTCGCTGTACGTGCCGGCATCCCTCGTCTCGGGCATGACGTTCGCGGACTCGTACGCGTTCCTCGACGACTGGGTGCTCCAGGCGCTTCGCTCACTCGGGATCGAGGCGACCTATCAGCCGCTCAACGACATCGCCTCGCCGCAGGGCAAGATCGGCGGAGCGGCTCAGAAGCGGCTGGCGAACGGCGGTGTTCTGCACCACGCGACCCTGAGTTACGACATGGACGGCCAGGTCATGACCGAGGTGCTGCGGATCGGGCGAGAGAAGCTGAGCGACAAGGGAACCGTGTCGGCCGCCAAGCGGGTCGACCCGCTGCGCCGCCAGACCGGGCTGCCGCGTGAGGCGATCATCGAGCGGTTCATCGGGACCTTCACGAACCTCTACGGAGCGGTGCCCGGCACCATAACCGATGAGGAATACGCCGAGGCCGAGGCCTTGGTCGAGTCGAAGTTCTCGACCGACGCGTGGCTGCGCCGCGTGCCGTGA